One Ahaetulla prasina isolate Xishuangbanna chromosome 1, ASM2864084v1, whole genome shotgun sequence DNA window includes the following coding sequences:
- the ASNSD1 gene encoding asparagine synthetase domain-containing protein 1 encodes MCGICCVISLSAYTPGSCILKEDILNNLKRRGPDRSQQLEKTVLHLPYWCLFSGHVLHLRGTMTPQPLEDSGNVFLWNGEIFSGISVEREENDTQVIFRRLCSCNSDSDFLTVLSSIQGPWSFIFYQASRHCLWFGRDYFGRRSLLWQFNKESDAVLVLSSVSSASHNLWLEVPASGIFQMNLQDCVAHKSITLMLHPWRFPPRQNVVGEVIPGDLNVVSKSLPAYVSLVMNTSTSLIAPIIPLNKEISDMTVESQIFSFPSTVADVEVLQKFLAEHHRKERVHQFIDVLSRAVKKRVLCLMRNSDPIRGEISDKDLKNSYIAILFSGGLDSMIIAALADRYVPLEEPIDLLNVAFEVTGQGNQNSSIKKLSKEKKQFPHCQECLNVKNAATSDSSPSFNAPDRITGKAGLEELKIINPSRTWNFVEINVTLEDLKAMRVKHIRHLIYPLNTVLDDSIGCAVWFASRGEGVLINQRAIQPYKSPAKIVLTGIGADEQLAGYSRHRVCFKKSGFEGLTEELRMELSRISSRNLGRDDRVIGDHGKEARFPFLDEEVVSFLNSLPVWEKANLALPRGIGEKLLLRLVAVELGLTASAVLPKRAMQFGSRIAKLENTSEKASDKCTRLQTASRE; translated from the exons ATGTGTGGAATTTGCTGTGTGATCAGTTTATCTGCTTATACCCCTGGAAGTTGTATCTTGAAAGAAGATATCCTAAATAATCTTAAAAGAAGGGGGCCTGATAGAAGCCAACAATTGGAAAAGACTGTTCTTCATCTTCCATATTGGTGCTTATTTTCTGGCCATGTACTTCATTTAAGGGGGACAATGACTCCACAGCCATTGGAAGACTCTGGTAATGTATTCCTTTGGAATGGAGAAATCTTCAGTGGAATTTCTGTGGAAAGGGAAGAGAATGACACTCAAGTTATTTTTCGCCGACTCTGCTCTTGCAATAGTGACTCTGATTTTTTGACAGTGCTGTCCTCCATTCAAGGTCCAtggtcttttattttttatcaggcaTCCAGGCATTGCTTATGGTTTGGCAGGGACTACTTTGGCCGTCGAAGTCTGCTGTGGCAGTTTAATAAAGAGAGTGATGCTGTTCTTGTACTGAGTTCTGTTAGTTCTGCCTCTCATAATCTGTGGCTGGAGGTTCCCGCATCAGGGATTTTTCAGATGAATCTGCAGGATTGTGTTGCTCATAAATCGATTACTTTAATGTTACATCCTTGGAGATTTCCTCCCAGACAAAATGTAGTTGGAGAAGTAATCCCTGGAGATTTAAACGTAGTGTCTAAATCTTTACCTGCTTACGTGTCTCTTGTGATGAATACATCCACTTCTTTGATAGCTCCAATCATTCCTTTAAATAAGGAAATTTCTGACATGACAGTAGAATCCCAAATATTTAGTTTTCCCTCGACTGTAGCTGATGTGGAAGTTCTTCAAAAATTTCTTGCAGAACATCACAGGAAGGAAAGAGTCCATCAGTTTATTGATGTATTGAGTAGAGCTGTAAAGAAACGGGTTTTATGCCTAATGAGAAACAGTGATCCAATCAGAGGCGAAATATCAGATAAAGATCTGAAGAACTCCTATATTGCCATACTTTTTTCTGGTGGCCTTGATTCCATGATTATAGCTGCCCTTGCTGACAGGTATGTCCCGTTGGAGGAACCAATTGATCTTCTCAATGTGGCCTTCGAGGTTACAGGCCAAGGTAACCAAAACAGTTCCATTAAAAAACTCAGCAAAGAGAAGAAACAATTTCCCCATTGTCAGGAATGTTTAAATGTCAAGAACGCTGCGACCAGTgactcttctccttcttttaatGCTCCTGATAGAATTACTGGCAAGGCAGGATTAGAAGAATTAAAGATAATTAATCCTTCAAGAACTTGGAATTTTGTGGAAATCAATGTTACACTCGAGGATTTAAAAGCAATGAGAGTGAAACATATAAGACACTTAATTTATCCACTGAATACTGTTTTGGATGACAGTATAGGTTGTGCCGTGTGGTTTGCTTCCAGAGGAGAGGGTGTGCTTATCAATCAGAGAGCCATTCAACCATATAAAAGTCCTGCAAAG ATTGTCCTTACAGGAATTGGAGCAGATGAACAACTTGCAGGCTATTCCAGACACCGTGTTTGCTTCAAAAAAAGTGGTTTTGAGGGTTTGACTGAAGAATTAAGAATGGAATTAAGTCGTATTTCTTCTAGGAATCTGGGTCGAGATGATAGAGTTATTGGAGATCATGGCAAAGAAGCTAG atTTCCCTTTCTTGATGAAGAGGTTGTGTCATTTCTTAACTCGCTTCCTGTATGGGAAAAAGCAAACTTGGCTCTACCTCGTGGGATCGGAGAAAAATTGCTCTTGCGTCTAGTAGCTGTTGAGCTTGGTTTGACAGCCTCTGCTGTTTTGCCCAAACGGGCCATGCAATTTGGTTCTCGAATTGCAAAACTGGAAAATACAAGTGAAAAGGCATCAGACAAATGTACAAGACTTCAGACAGCTTCAAGAGAATAa